GGCTGAAACCGGCCATGACGTGGACCGACCAACCCATGTACTCGGCCTGCAGTATCAGCTGGGCCATGGCGAGGCCGCAGTCGAGGCCCGACCAGGGGTTGGGTTTTTCGTTGTACTCGAAAGCCTCCCTCATGACCTGGAAGGCCAGCAGCGGGGTGTTGCGGACCCAGGCCGCGTTCGCCTCCGTCAGGCATGCCAGGGCCCTGGAAAAACTTTCTGGGTCATTCCTGGTGGTCACCAAGTACCTCCAGGGCTGGTTGTTAAAGCACGACGGGGCCCATCGCGCGGCCTCGAAGATCGATATCAGTTCATCCTCGGACGGGACCTCCAA
Above is a window of Thermovirga sp. DNA encoding:
- a CDS encoding nitroreductase — encoded protein: MTLHTSREPAKTRRPIMELMAKRWSPKAFQLEVPSEDELISIFEAARWAPSCFNNQPWRYLVTTRNDPESFSRALACLTEANAAWVRNTPLLAFQVMREAFEYNEKPNPWSGLDCGLAMAQLILQAEYMGWSVHVMAGFS